The genomic stretch AATATCTTTTGGATTCATAGCAAATGTAATTGCTGAATGATTTCTAATCTCAAAGGGATCGTTATTAAGAGAGCGATAAGCTTTTTTAATTAGCTGTTGATGAAAGCTCTTTCTTGCAGCGGTCGATTGGTTGTTGTTGACTCTTATGTAGCCGCCAGCCTGCTGCCATTTTCCCTTTGCATTCTTTTCTATAAGTTTTAATCTAAATAATCTTTCTATGCTAGTTTTAACCAGGAGCACAGAAATTCCCAGTCTCTTTGAGATCCAATCGTAATCCATTGAAAAATCTTTTGTTTCTATCAAACTCAGAATTGCATAGTGTTGCCATTCGGCAATCACATTGAATTTATCTTCATCGATAAGATTGAATGATTCCTCAAGATTCTGATTATTTGTGCCTGTTAAACCATGATTGTACTCAGCTAAAAAAAGTTTTCTCTGCCTAAAGTTT from Bdellovibrionota bacterium encodes the following:
- a CDS encoding TIGR02147 family protein, whose amino-acid sequence is MSVEKRKSKNSKPKQATDSLSVAILKGVLLKRQSKNSSYSLRAFAKSLGISHTALSLIFNGKRTINFNLISKIANKLDLNFRQRKLFLAEYNHGLTGTNNQNLEESFNLIDEDKFNVIAEWQHYAILSLIETKDFSMDYDWISKRLGISVLLVKTSIERLFRLKLIEKNAKGKWQQAGGYIRVNNNQSTAARKSFHQQLIKKAYRSLNNDPFEIRNHSAITFAMNPKDIPYAMERLKEFRIQLSEELENMNPKEEVYNLCLQLYPVSRRQS